One region of Natronorubrum aibiense genomic DNA includes:
- a CDS encoding polysaccharide deacetylase family protein encodes MTSRNRRSFMATVGAAGTLGLAGCLSTIEGWRGADDEQSGGQLDGGADDESEDLDLPGESVARFEELDPWVSMIDAGSLEAATNDPYAGAQSARLTAGEDTEYAGIYTTATDGLDLREQNLSLAVNFTGREQILLTLELFAPNAQHAHRMRRTLTGPTDRWVRVDFGTNQIDGQPDLADVREIRVSVHRRGDHSGPIDCQVDDLRAVDRPDGGKVMLLFDGTLESHYTNALEHMQTYGYAGVEAVIPEAVGETRDGRLTLNMLSELDDAGWDMAARPRTGANFIHEYSPDQQADLIERTNVSLERWGFEDGAKHFITPRNVLGPETIDLVREHYEQAFRYGGGPNGLALTDPHNVGTFSGTAGSETKTYVDYAATHGQLAVVRFEEIDDDGFDERAFADLLAYIDDQDVAVVTATDLLEGA; translated from the coding sequence ATGACGAGTCGAAACCGACGATCGTTCATGGCCACCGTTGGCGCAGCCGGAACGCTCGGCCTCGCCGGTTGTCTCTCGACGATCGAGGGGTGGCGTGGGGCCGACGATGAGCAGTCGGGCGGACAGTTGGACGGTGGGGCTGACGACGAATCCGAGGACCTCGACCTGCCCGGCGAATCGGTCGCGCGCTTCGAAGAGCTCGATCCGTGGGTGTCGATGATCGATGCCGGCAGCCTCGAGGCCGCGACGAACGACCCGTACGCGGGGGCACAGTCGGCCCGCCTCACCGCGGGCGAGGACACCGAGTACGCGGGGATCTACACGACGGCGACCGACGGGCTGGATCTGCGTGAGCAGAACCTCTCGCTCGCCGTCAACTTCACTGGCCGCGAACAGATACTGCTGACCCTCGAGTTGTTCGCGCCGAACGCACAGCACGCCCACAGGATGCGGCGGACGCTCACCGGGCCGACGGATCGCTGGGTCCGCGTCGATTTCGGAACGAATCAGATCGACGGCCAGCCCGACCTCGCGGACGTCCGTGAGATTCGAGTGTCGGTCCACCGACGTGGCGATCACTCCGGTCCCATCGATTGCCAGGTCGACGATCTGCGGGCCGTCGATCGACCCGATGGCGGGAAGGTTATGTTGCTGTTCGACGGCACGCTCGAGAGCCACTACACGAACGCACTCGAACACATGCAGACGTACGGCTACGCGGGCGTCGAGGCGGTCATCCCCGAAGCCGTCGGCGAGACTCGAGACGGCCGACTCACGCTCAATATGCTCTCTGAACTCGACGACGCCGGCTGGGATATGGCTGCGCGACCGCGCACGGGGGCGAATTTCATCCACGAGTACAGCCCCGATCAGCAGGCGGACCTGATCGAGCGGACGAACGTCTCACTCGAGCGCTGGGGATTCGAGGACGGCGCAAAACACTTCATTACGCCGCGAAACGTCCTCGGTCCGGAGACCATCGACCTCGTTAGAGAACACTACGAGCAGGCGTTCCGGTACGGCGGCGGGCCGAACGGACTGGCGCTTACGGACCCGCATAACGTGGGTACGTTCTCCGGCACAGCTGGCTCGGAGACGAAAACGTACGTCGATTACGCCGCCACGCACGGCCAACTCGCGGTCGTCCGCTTCGAGGAGATCGACGACGACGGCTTCGACGAGCGCGCGTTCGCGGACCTGCTCGCGTACATCGACGATCAGGACGTAGCCGTCGTCACCGCGACGGACCTGCTGGAGGGAGCCTGA
- a CDS encoding glycosyltransferase family 2 protein, translated as MYRGATIGVVIPAYNEERFVGDVIREMPSAVDRLYVIDDQSTDDTWNEIHEAARMDAKAQSAPDTASGPLVADGGASALTTRASVHDPIGRVVPIQHRENLGAGGAIKTGYLAALEDGVDATVTVDADGQMDLSQLPRLLDPIVEGKADYAKGNRLLSKEYRAAMPRFRFVGNAILTFLTKIASGYWKTMDPQNGYTAISHDALAAIDLENLYEYYGYCNDLLVKLNVHGMRVADVAMPAVYGDEESSITYSSYIPKVSSMLLRNFLWRLKTKYLVLDFHPLALFYFIGAGTAVAGVLGAGLTLVTMLLGTGVAIGQTSVLVAIAGIVLLLFAMVFDMAESEHLESQIQ; from the coding sequence ATGTACCGAGGTGCAACTATCGGCGTCGTGATCCCCGCCTACAACGAGGAGAGGTTCGTCGGCGACGTGATTCGCGAGATGCCGTCGGCCGTCGATCGGCTCTACGTGATCGACGACCAGTCAACCGACGACACGTGGAACGAGATCCACGAGGCAGCCCGGATGGACGCGAAGGCCCAGTCGGCCCCCGACACCGCAAGCGGGCCGCTCGTCGCGGACGGTGGCGCATCCGCACTCACGACTCGAGCGTCGGTTCACGATCCGATCGGTCGCGTCGTGCCGATCCAGCATCGGGAGAACCTCGGTGCCGGCGGGGCGATCAAAACCGGTTATCTCGCCGCCCTCGAGGACGGCGTGGACGCGACGGTCACCGTCGATGCCGACGGCCAGATGGACCTCTCCCAGCTGCCACGCTTACTCGATCCGATCGTCGAGGGGAAAGCCGACTACGCGAAAGGAAACCGACTGCTCTCCAAGGAGTACCGCGCGGCGATGCCGCGCTTTCGATTCGTCGGCAACGCGATCCTGACGTTCCTGACGAAGATCGCCTCGGGCTACTGGAAGACGATGGACCCCCAGAACGGCTACACGGCGATTTCCCACGACGCGCTGGCGGCGATCGACCTCGAGAATCTCTACGAGTACTACGGCTACTGCAACGACCTGCTCGTGAAGCTGAACGTCCACGGAATGCGCGTCGCCGACGTCGCGATGCCGGCCGTCTACGGCGACGAGGAGTCGAGTATCACCTACTCGAGTTACATCCCGAAGGTCTCCTCGATGTTGCTCCGGAACTTCCTGTGGCGACTCAAAACCAAGTACCTCGTGCTCGATTTCCACCCGCTCGCGCTGTTTTATTTCATCGGAGCCGGGACAGCTGTAGCCGGCGTCCTTGGTGCGGGGCTAACGCTCGTGACAATGCTCCTTGGCACCGGCGTCGCCATCGGGCAGACGAGCGTGCTTGTTGCCATCGCCGGAATCGTGCTGTTGCTGTTCGCGATGGTGTTCGACATGGCCGAGAGCGAACACCTCGAGTCCCAGATCCAGTAA
- a CDS encoding flippase, giving the protein MNRSIASGVFSVVSSKVIVLAITTLSTPILYRFLGASAFGEYAFLLSVFAIYMIFVSSGITDGVRKFLAEDRNAANWSEHVVGFYFRLAVVLAVVGALLLVVAAQFGLVALAFGEGLTIYFYVLAALVVTAQFRDYARKTLMGFGLERYSEPLKVLDKVGFVAVAIPLVYAGAGVMGALAGHLFASVLVAAVGLVIVHRRVSLSCVFSRPTARFPRTELLTFNSLSIVLVFLLMSLYHIDIVMLQRFAESSAVGNYRAALTLAEFLWFVPLALQTVYVHSTSELWSQNRHRKITDLASRTTRYTFLLTAVMAVGLAALADIVVPLYFGAEAEPAIEPLLLLLPGALGFALARPILAVSQGNGTLRYPIAATGTAAVINVVLNAILIPRYGMHGAAVATSIGYGTMFAFHCWSARLVGFDPLADARFGRVILTTALAAVPIVALSTALSGPWLALAVVPPIGFLIYLIFALLVGALDPAEPFEILAVFPEPIGSRAESIRSRLETRLGGETSRNWVQHLLFVAGLSLLLSGLALGVLDGGV; this is encoded by the coding sequence GTGAACAGGAGCATCGCAAGTGGCGTCTTCTCGGTCGTCAGTTCGAAAGTCATCGTGCTGGCGATCACGACCCTCTCGACGCCGATCCTGTACCGGTTTCTCGGTGCCTCAGCGTTCGGCGAGTACGCCTTCCTGCTGTCAGTGTTTGCCATCTACATGATCTTCGTCAGTTCCGGAATCACCGACGGCGTCCGGAAGTTCCTCGCCGAAGACCGGAACGCGGCGAACTGGAGCGAACACGTCGTCGGCTTCTACTTCCGACTGGCAGTCGTCCTCGCCGTCGTCGGCGCGTTGTTGCTGGTCGTCGCCGCCCAGTTTGGGCTCGTCGCCCTCGCGTTCGGCGAGGGATTGACCATTTACTTCTACGTGCTGGCCGCACTCGTCGTCACGGCGCAGTTTCGCGACTACGCTCGAAAGACGCTCATGGGATTCGGCCTCGAGCGCTACTCGGAGCCGCTGAAAGTCCTCGATAAGGTCGGCTTCGTCGCCGTGGCGATCCCGCTCGTCTACGCCGGAGCTGGCGTGATGGGGGCGCTCGCGGGACACCTCTTTGCAAGCGTGCTCGTCGCCGCCGTCGGGCTGGTGATTGTCCATCGACGAGTCTCGCTGTCGTGCGTGTTCAGTCGGCCGACGGCGCGATTCCCGCGCACGGAACTGCTCACGTTCAATTCGCTGAGCATCGTGCTCGTGTTCCTGTTGATGTCGCTCTATCACATCGACATCGTGATGCTCCAGCGATTCGCCGAGAGTTCGGCGGTCGGGAACTACCGGGCAGCGCTCACGCTCGCGGAGTTCCTCTGGTTCGTCCCGTTGGCACTCCAGACCGTGTACGTCCACTCGACGTCGGAGCTGTGGTCGCAAAACCGCCACCGGAAGATCACGGACCTCGCCTCCCGGACGACGCGGTACACGTTTTTGCTGACGGCCGTTATGGCGGTCGGGCTCGCGGCGCTTGCGGACATCGTCGTCCCGCTTTATTTCGGAGCCGAGGCGGAGCCGGCGATCGAACCGCTGCTGTTGTTGCTTCCGGGCGCGCTGGGCTTTGCCCTCGCCCGACCGATTCTCGCCGTCTCGCAGGGGAACGGAACGCTCCGATACCCGATCGCGGCCACCGGCACTGCGGCCGTGATCAACGTCGTGCTCAACGCCATCCTGATTCCGCGCTACGGCATGCACGGCGCCGCCGTCGCGACGAGCATCGGCTACGGCACGATGTTCGCCTTCCACTGCTGGAGCGCGCGACTCGTCGGCTTCGATCCGCTCGCCGACGCCCGATTCGGACGCGTGATCTTGACGACTGCCCTCGCAGCCGTTCCCATAGTCGCCCTCTCGACGGCGCTTTCGGGTCCGTGGCTGGCACTCGCCGTCGTCCCGCCGATTGGGTTCCTCATCTACCTCATCTTCGCGTTGCTCGTCGGCGCGCTTGACCCGGCGGAACCGTTCGAGATCCTCGCTGTGTTCCCCGAGCCGATCGGCTCGAGAGCGGAGTCGATCCGTAGTCGCCTCGAAACACGGTTGGGCGGTGAGACGTCACGAAACTGGGTCCAACACCTGCTGTTCGTCGCCGGGCTCTCGTTGCTCCTCTCGGGACTCGCACTCGGGGTCCTCGACGGTGGGGTCTAA